In one Solanum dulcamara chromosome 1, daSolDulc1.2, whole genome shotgun sequence genomic region, the following are encoded:
- the LOC129896205 gene encoding serine/threonine/tyrosine-protein kinase HT1-like: MATCFNPFRLRRSKSKPFEMPSTSSRTQWSSCDMETMDKKRFDSLESWSMILESDNVESWEVSKEDQEEWTADLSQLFIGNKFASGAHSRIYRGIYKQRAVAVKMVRIPTHKEETRAKLEQQFKSEVRLLSRLYHPNIVQFIAACKKPPVYCIIMEYMSQGTLRMYLNKKEPYSLSIETILRLALDISRGMMYLHSQGVIHRDLKSSNLLLNDEMRVKVADFGTSCLETQCREAKGNMGTYRWMAPEMIKEKSYTRKVDVYSFGIVLWELTTALLPFQGMTPVQAAFAVAEKNERPPLPASCQPALAHLIKRCWAVNPSKRPDFTDIVSALEKYDECIKEGLPLTLHSGLVSRNAILERLKGCVSMSSSVIIHV, encoded by the exons ATGGCTACTTGTTTTAATCCTTTTAGGCTTAGAAGGTCTAAGAGTAAACCATTTGAAATGCCTTCTACTTCTTCAAGAACTCAGTGGAGTTCATGTGATATGGAGACAATGGATAAGAAAAGATTTGATAGTTTAGAGTCATGGTCAATGATATTAGAATCTGATAATGTTGAAAGTTGGGAGGTTTCTAAGGAGGATCAAGAAGAATGGACAGCTGATTTGTCTCAGTTGTTTATAGGTAATAAATTTGCTTCTGGTGCACATAGCAGGATTTATAGAGGAATTTACAAGCAAAGAGCAGTTGCTGTGAAAATGGTGAGGATTCCAACTCATAAGGAGGAAACTAGAGCTAAGCTTGAACAGCAGTTCAAGTCTGAAGTTCGTCTGCTTTCGCGTTTATATCATCCCAATATAGTGCAG TTCATTGCTGCTTGTAAAAAGCCTCCTGTATACTGTATCATTATGGAGTACATGTCACAAGGAACTTTGAGGATGTATCTCAACAAGAAAGAGCCTTATTCACTTTCCATAGAAACAATTCTGAGGTTAGCTCTCGATATATCACGAGGGATGATGTATCTTCATTCACAAGGGGTGATCCATAGAGACCTCAAATCAAGTAATTTACTTCTGAATGACGAAATGCGTGTCAAGGTTGCAGATTTTGGGACATCATGTCTTGAAACACAGTGCCGAGAAGCCAAAGGAAATATGGGAACTTACCGTTGGATGGCACCAGAGATGATTAAGGAAAAATCTTATACTCGGAAAGTTGACGTCTACAGTTTCGGAATTGTGCTCTGGGAGCTCACAACAGCTCTGTTACCATTTCAAGGAATGACACCCGTGCAAGCCGCTTTTGCTGTTGCCGAGAAG AACGAACGACCGCCTTTGCCAGCCAGTTGTCAACCAGCACTTGCACACCTCATCAAACGTTGCTGGGCAGTGAACCCCTCGAAGAGGCCAGACTTCACGGACATCGTTTCTGCTCTAGAGAAATACGACGAATGCATCAAGGAAGGCCTTCCGCTGACTCTCCATTCAGGATTAGTCAGCCGGAACGCCATTCTTGAACGATTGAAAGGCTGTGTATCCATGAGTTCATCTGTAATTATACATGTCTGA
- the LOC129896225 gene encoding glucan endo-1,3-beta-glucosidase 8-like → MGSRNIDDFLILYIFGITFMGMLLRCFGSVGVNWGTMATHQLPPNSVVKMLKENGFDKVKLFEADEVILNALIGTEIEVMLAIPNYMLKDLSSYPLIADSWVEVNVSAYAYTHGVKIRYVAVGNEPFLRTYNGTYLQYILPALKNVQEAINKAGLGAKVKATIPFNADIYYSPESNQVPSAGDFRPEVRDLTLQIVQYLYSNDAPFVVNIYPFLSLYGNIYFPIDFAFFDGSNKPVRDGDYVYTNVFDANFDTLVWSLKKAGFSDMKIVVGEVGWPTDGDKNANIENAMRFNQGLIKHCLSGQGTPARKGKKIQVYLFSLIDENAKSIAPGNFERHWGMFEFDGKPKYELDLSGRMQKDKGLVAVEGVTYMHKRWCILKPENAVADVDNAEDLPKNIDYACSLSDCTALGYGSSCNHLSVEGNASYAFNMYYQLKNQNSWDCDFDGLAVVTDEDPSDDKCRFPLMIAVGHSLEMSLPKKLLYIILVAILVLMD, encoded by the exons atggGTAGTCGAAATATTGATGATTTCTTGATTCTATATATTTTTGGAATTACATTTATGGGTATGTTGTTAAGGTGTTTTGGGAGTGTTGGAGTGAACTGGGGTACAATGGCAACTCACCAATTACCCCCAAATAGTGTTGTGAAGATGTTGAAAGAGAATGGATTTGATAAAGTAAAACTATTTGAAGCAGATGAAGTGATTTTGAATGCTTTAATTGGTACTGAAATTGAAGTAATGCTTGCAATTCCTAATTATATGTTGAAGGATTTGAGTTCTTATCCTTTAATTGCTGATTCTTGGGTTGAAGTTAATGTCTCTGCTTATGCTTACACTCATGGAGTCAAAATCAG GTATGTAGCAGTGGGAAATGAGCCATTTCTCCGAACGTACAACGGGACTTACCTGCAGTACATATTACCAGCACTAAAAAATGTTCAAGAAGCCATCAACAAAGCTGGATTAGGGGCAAAGGTGAAAGCAACTATCCCTTTCAATGCTGACATTTACTACTCCCCCGAGTCGAATCAGGTACCCTCAGCAGGTGATTTCAGGCCAGAAGTGCGCGATTTAACCCTCCAGATTGTTCAATATCTGTATTCGAATGATGCCCCTTTTGTCGTTAACATCTATCCTTTCCTCAGTCTCTATGGAAACATCTATTTTCCAATAGACTTTGCCTTTTTTGATGGCTCAAACAAGCCTGTCAGAGATGGAGATTATGTTTACACAAATGTGTTTGATGCTAATTTCGATACTCTTGTATGGTCGTTGAAGAAAGCTGGTTTCTCTGACATGAAAATCGTAGTTGGAGAAGTAGGGTGGCCAACAGATGGAGACAAGAATGCTAATATCGAAAACGCTATGAGATTTAACCAAGGATTGATCAAACATTGTTTGAGTGGACAAGGAACACCTGCTAGGAAGGGCAAGAAGATACAGGTTTATTTATTCAGCCTGATTGATGAGAATGCTAAAAGCATTGCTCCAGGTAACTTTGAGAGGCATTGGGGAATGTTTGAATTCGATGGAAAGCCAAAATACGAGCTAGATTTATCCGGGAGGATGCAGAAGGATAAAGGGTTGGTTGCAGTAGAAGGTGTAACCTATATGCACAAAAGGTGGTGTATACTAAAACCAGAAAACGCCGTAGCAGATGTAGATAATGCAGAAGACTTGCCAAAAAACATTGATTATGCGTGCAGTCTTTCAGATTGCACGGCTTTGGGCTATGGCTCATCCTGTAACCATCTTAGCGTGGAAGGGAATGCCTCCTATGCTTTTAACATGTACTATCAGCTCAAGAATCAGAACAGTTGGGACTGTGATTTTGATGGCCTGGCTGTGGTGACTGATGAGGATCCATCGGACGACAAGTGCCGATTCCCTCTGATGATTGCTGTTGGTCACTCCCTAGAGATGTCGTTGCCCAAGAAGTTGCTGTATATCATACTTGTTGCTATTCTTGTCTTGATGGATTAG
- the LOC129896216 gene encoding uncharacterized membrane protein At1g16860-like, giving the protein MGSRTGSHQLSNGLVVSGRPEQYKERPTAASRSVPYTGGDVKKSGELGKMYGIDISSGDHYPTPPILKKPSSRASSSSQHNSGSVRSGPNSGQMGGHKSSNSGPIPKKSSSSGSGPIQPTGLIISGPLSSNAGRRSGQLEPAISFKKVVYGSSVTSLSGDIKMGFKVSRVAMWVLFVVLLMALMAGAFVMATVKKSVILISVGGVVAPIVMILLWNYAYKERGLVGFLRRYPDAELRGAVNGQFVKVTGVVTCGSIPLETSFQRIPRCVYASTELHEYKGCVGKSANPRHSSFSWGRRHSENYVGDFYISDFQTGLRALVKAGYGAKVAPFVKSTTVVDITRGNSELSPNFIRWLADRSLSSDDRVMRLKEGYIKEGSTVSVMGVVRRQENVLMIVPPPEPISTGCQWLCCLLPTYVEGLILTCDDIQDGDVIPV; this is encoded by the exons ATGGGTTCTCGAACCGGGTCACACCAGCTGAGCAATGGGTTAGTCGTCTCGGGAAGACCCGAACAGTACAAAGAACGGCCTACAGCTGCATCTCGTTCCGTTCCGTACACCGGCGGCGACGTCAAGAAGTCCGGCGAGCTTGGCAAAATGTACGGTATCGATATCTCAAGTGGGGACCACTACCCTACCCCACCAATTCTGAAAAAACCATCTTCAAGGGCTTCATCATCTTCGCAGCATAACAGTGGATCCGTCAGATCCGGGCCGAATTCGGGTCAAATGGGTGGTCACAAATCCTCCAATTCCGGTCCGATTCCTAAGAAATCTTCTTCCTCCGGTTCCGGTCCAATCCAGCCAACGGGTCTCATTATCTCCGGTCCGTTGAGTTCAAATGCCGGTCGGCGGTCCGGTCAGCTTGAGCCGGCAATTTCGTTCAAAAAAGTAGTCTATGGATCCTCTGTGACTAGCTTGAGTGGTGATATAAAGATGGGTTTCAAGGTTTCAAGAGTGGCAATGTGGGTGTTATTCGTGGTGCTGTTGATGGCTTTAATGGCGGGTGCTTTCGTGATGGCAACGGTGAAAAAGTCGGTGATTTTGATTAGTGTTGGTGGTGTTGTTGCTCCAATTGTGATGATCTTACTGTGGAATTACGCCTATAAAGAGCGAGGATTAGTGGGGTTTCTAAGAAGATATCCTGATGCTGAGCTTAGAGGTGCTGTTAATGGACAGTTTGTGAAGGTTACTGGG GTTGTCACCTGCGGCAGTATCCCTCTTGAAACTTCTTTTCAGCGGATACCAAGATGTGTATATGCTTCTACAGAATTGCACGAATACAAAGGTTGCGTTGGAAAATCTGCAAATCCTAGACACAGTAGCTTTTCATGGGGACGCAGGCATTCGGAG AACTATGTTGGTGATTTCTATATATCAGACTTCCAGACTGGATTAAGAGCGCTGGTTAAGGCAGGCTATGGAGCAAAGGTGGCGCCATTTGTAAAATCAACAACAGTTGTTGATATAACAAGGGGTAACAGTGAGTTGTCTCCCAACTTCATACGATGGCTTGCTGATCGAAGCCTCTCAAGTGATGATCGTGTAATGCGGCTGAAAGAAGG TTACATCAAAGAAGGGAGCACCGTAAGTGTCATGGGCGTTGTTAGGCGCCAAGAGAACGTGCTAATGATTGTTCCTCCACCTGAGCCTATTTCAACAGGCTGTCAATGGCTCTGTTGTCTTCTTCCGACTTATGTAGAAGGTCTCATCTTGACCTGTGACGATATTCAGGACGGTGATGTAATTCCTGTATAG